A genomic segment from Ptychodera flava strain L36383 chromosome 23 unlocalized genomic scaffold, AS_Pfla_20210202 Scaffold_23__1_contigs__length_28996876_pilon, whole genome shotgun sequence encodes:
- the LOC139124187 gene encoding zinc finger protein 836-like: MSNPKAKKKGQTNGSSLDCGVCGKVFKMPSILKVHMRIHSDEKPYICKICGRNFTTKNNLDIHLQVHSKARPYVCTVCGTSFKRNDILTRHMKIHSNNLLFACEVCHKAFKYRDSLRKHIGMHATEKNFICEVCNKSFADKIRLKRHAKTHDESPTHICEICGKKLKDSGALRGHYLLHKANYPEDKRVLNCRAYPCNVCGKNFGEKSSLIRHSLIHKNEKPFACKVCGKCFTDKGYLPVHMQIHADKNQHVCEVCGKSFKWKQSLARHLRVHSGEQFTCGVCGNDFVQQSDLKRHSLMHSGIKAFYCKVCGKNFATNRNLGLHILVHTKEKLFNCTSCDMGFSQACQMKAHVRKVHTMSECKKYGKTLDYHELTFSGQTTATPLECTVCKRTYTQVYQLMRHLGIPKSKISFHCKVCGKSFNDSSSLLRHMRIHTGQKPCECKICGKCFRVQGQLKRHIRIHTNEKPYECKECGKRFNQSGSLKGHSRVHSEERPYICEECGASFKWKENLKYHMRTHKKSA; the protein is encoded by the coding sequence ATGAGTAATCCTAAGGCCAAGAAGAAAGGTCAGACAAATGGATCATCATTGGACTGTGGGGTGTGTGGAAAAGTCTTCAAAATGCCCAGCATTCTCAAAGTACACATGAGAATTCACTCGGATGAAAAACCCTACATCTGCAAAATATGTGGTAGGAATTTCACCACCAAGAACAACCTAGACATTCATCTGCAAGTTCACTCAAAGGCAAGACCATATGTCTGTACAGTGTGTGGCACGAGTTTTAAAAGAAATGACATCCTCACGAGGCATATGAAAATTCACTCCAATAATCTACTGTTTGCCTGTGAAGTATGCCACAAAGCATTTAAGTATAGAGACAGCCTTCGTAAACACATTGGAATGCATGCCACTGAAAAGAACTTCATATGTGAAGTGTGCAACAAAAGCTTCGCAGACAAGATCAGGTTGAAACGCCACGCCAAGACCCATGATGAGTCCCCAACTCACATTTGTGAAATTTGTGGGAAAAAGTTGAAGGATAGCGGAGCATTAAGAGGTCACTATTTACTTCATAAAGCTAACTACCCGGAAGATAAGAGGGTCTTAAACTGCAGAGCCTATCCATGCAATGTATGTGGGAAGAATTTTGGAGAAAAATCGTCACTCATTCGTCACAGCCTAATTCACAAGAATGAGAAACCGTTTGCTTGCAAAGTGTGCGGGAAATGTTTCACTGATAAAGGGTACCTGCCTGTGCATATGCAAATTCATGCAGATAAAAACCAGCACGTGTGTGAAGTttgtggcaaaagttttaaATGGAAACAATCCCTGGCACGGCATCTGAGAGTTCATTCTGGAGAACAGTTCACATGTGGTGTCTGTGGAAACGACTTTGTGCAACAATCTGACCTAAAACGTCATTCCTTGATGCACTCTGGTATTAAGGCTTTTTACTGTAAGGTCTGTGGTAAGAACTTTGCCACAAATCGTAACCTTGGCCTTCACATTTTGGTTCATACTAAGGAGAAGTTATTTAATTGTACCTCGTGTGACATGGGTTTCTCTCAAGCTTGTCAGATGAAAGCTCACGTCAGAAAGGTTCACACAATGAGCGAGTGCAAAAAGTATGGAAAGACGCTAGATTATCATGAGCTCACTTTTTCTGGACAAACAACTGCTACACCATTAGAATGCACAGTTTGCAAGCGGACTTATACCCAGGTATATCAACTCATGCGTCATCTTGGAATcccaaaatcgaaaatttcatttcattgcaaagtgtgtggcaaaaGTTTTAATGATAGCAGCTCACTGCTACGTCACATGCGGATTCACACAGGGCAAAAACCTTGTGAGTGCAAAATATGTGGCAAATGTTTCAGGGTTCAGGGACAACTCAAGCGTCACATCAGGATCCACACAAACGAAAAGCCGTACGagtgcaaagagtgtggtaagagATTTAATCAAAGTGGAAGCCTGAAAGGACACTCTCGGGTTCATTCTGAAGAAAGGCCATACATCTGTGAAGAGTGCGGGGCATCCTTcaaatggaaagaaaatttaaaatatcatatGCGGACTCACAAGAAATCAGCGTAG
- the LOC139124186 gene encoding uncharacterized protein isoform X2, with the protein MRISGKRRLSRKYINLSAKTNCDDSNPITWLGMKNFSCPGWTTLQESNPDESDEITWLKPDSKSTLKKINGSHRMIEITIIKEDGNFHGHVKIGSMKVTLKELGFVVDPNKASYRDFKTMFDIIGFASQCPGIEVDASAKFSERATAEIWTRTDGTVIHKFRDQACKLFVPYYGICSECSKVRSNVIKRTRKENTPSSIHKNERFMGSKELLEKFEGDIKGKSTTKQKEQRLLERVRSEMVLLDKSDHDYLTTIFASTEEDTLPGHMKVLWKEQKKALRAKSTMKHRWHPIVIHTCLSIYHRSQKANNTIRNGVTLPDISTPEKNGCLQETDACVPQSLKSWKQDELTEHLERWSHDVMNQFTHMSSAISDDDKVNIVNLVCLAEQVYLKTDQSERCRFLMIDLSSATQEEVNGCSMKEICADTEDFELENEISQNIGCVSESSGTQESGPERIYFPQPTELDPEKSSDYDEHSTARDGWSILNGTADLKTEYHNTKVDPNQQNTKIREMAETESMAVGEFDSGEVEFNSEHLRSNGNFYTVGSISSDYERNVIKTESLEVVDDAGSHCTVSHIPGADECNSVIISQPPVEASCLHRNGEKMDAEGHMEYYRVVSEENSSDCPNY; encoded by the exons ATGCGGATATCAGGGAAAAGAAGATTAAGCCGGAAATATATAAACCTTTCTGCTAAAACAAACTGCGATGATTCTAATCCAATCACCTGGCTGGGTATGAAGAATTTCTCCTGCCCTGGTTGGACAACCTTGCAGGAAAGTAACCCAGACGAGAGTGATGAAATTACATGGCTAAAACCTGACTCAAAATCAACTTTGAAAAAGATCAACGGCTCACATCGAATGATTGAAATAACTATTATTAAAGAAGACGGCAATTTCCATGGTCATGTGAAAATTGGCTCAatgaaagtgactttaaaagAACTTGGATTTGTGGTAGATCCAAATAAGGCATCATATAGGGATTTTAAAACTATGTTTGACATAATTGGCTTTGCAAGTCAATGCCCTGGTATTGAAGTTGATGCCAGTGCAAAATTTTCTGAAAGGGCGACTGCAGAAATCTGGACTAGAACTGACGGGACTGTCATTCATAAATTCCGGGACCAAGCCTGTAAACTGTTTGTCCCGTACTATGGAATCTGTAGTGAATGCAGTAAAGTGAGGAGCAATGTCATCAAACGAACTCGCAAGGAAAACACTCCCAGTTCGATTCATAAGAATGAAAGATTCATGGGCAGCAAGGAGttattggaaaagtttgagggAGACATCAAGGGGAAAAGTACCACCAAACAGAAGGAGCAGCGTCTTCTAGAAAGAGTAAGGTCTGAAATGGTTTTATTGGATAAAAGTGATCATGATTACCTCACCACAATCTTTGCCAGTACTGAAGAAGATACACTGCCCGGACATATGAAGGTTTTGTGGAAAGAGCAAAAGAAAGCTTTGCGGGCAAAGTCAACAATGAAACACAGATGGCATCCGAT AGTGATACATACCTGTCTTAGTATATACCACAGGAGTCAAAAGGCAAATAATACAATCAGAAATGGAGTTACTTTACCCGATATAAGTACACCGGAGAAGAATGGATGTCTGCAGGAAACAG ATGCTTGTGTTCCACAGAGTTTGAAATCATGGAAACAGGATGAACTGACAGAGCATCTTGAAAGATGGAGTCATGACGTGATGAATCAGTTTACACACATGTCATCAGCTATTTCAGATGATG ACAAAGTCAACATAGTGAATCTTGTGTGTCTGGCTGAGCAAGTTTACCTGAAAACAGACCAATCTGAACGATGTAGATTTCTCATGATAGATTTGAGTAGCGCAACGCAAGAAGAAGTGAATGGGTGCTCTATGAAGGAGATATGTGCAGACACTGAGGATTTtgagcttgaaaatgaaatttcccaGAACATAGGTTGTGTGAGTGAATCATCAGGGACACAAGAATCAGGACCAGAAAGGATATACTTTCCTCAGCCAACGGAATTGGATCCGGAGAAAAGCAGTGATTATGATGAACACAGCACAGCAAGAGATGGATGGTCAATTCTTAATGGAACTGCTGATTTGAAGACAGAGTATCACAACACAAAAGTTGACCCTAATCAGCAGAACACAAAAATCAGAGAAATGGCAGAAACTGAGTCTATGGCAGTTGGAGAATTTGATTCTGGGGAGGTTGAATTCAATTCTGAGCATCTTAGGTCCAACGGAAATTTTTACACAGTAGGAAGTATCTCCTCTGACTATGAGAGAAACGTAATAAAGACAGAATCATTAGAAGTTGTTGATGATGCTGGTAGTCATTGTACAGTGTCACATATTCCAGGTGCAGATGAATGTAATAGTGTGATAATTTCACAGCCACCTGTTGAGGCAAGTTGTCTTCACAGAAATGGTGAAAAGATGGACGCAGAAGGCCATATGGAATATTATCGTGTAGTGAGTGAAGAAAATAGTAGTGACTGTCCAAATTATTGA
- the LOC139124186 gene encoding uncharacterized protein isoform X1: MNNVQWWLLSNYEVRHGKSTTLDEIFQNFKSNSGYDSRSPSGRLVLGKLLQKLWSGQVTTKRMRISGKRRLSRKYINLSAKTNCDDSNPITWLGMKNFSCPGWTTLQESNPDESDEITWLKPDSKSTLKKINGSHRMIEITIIKEDGNFHGHVKIGSMKVTLKELGFVVDPNKASYRDFKTMFDIIGFASQCPGIEVDASAKFSERATAEIWTRTDGTVIHKFRDQACKLFVPYYGICSECSKVRSNVIKRTRKENTPSSIHKNERFMGSKELLEKFEGDIKGKSTTKQKEQRLLERVRSEMVLLDKSDHDYLTTIFASTEEDTLPGHMKVLWKEQKKALRAKSTMKHRWHPIVIHTCLSIYHRSQKANNTIRNGVTLPDISTPEKNGCLQETDACVPQSLKSWKQDELTEHLERWSHDVMNQFTHMSSAISDDDKVNIVNLVCLAEQVYLKTDQSERCRFLMIDLSSATQEEVNGCSMKEICADTEDFELENEISQNIGCVSESSGTQESGPERIYFPQPTELDPEKSSDYDEHSTARDGWSILNGTADLKTEYHNTKVDPNQQNTKIREMAETESMAVGEFDSGEVEFNSEHLRSNGNFYTVGSISSDYERNVIKTESLEVVDDAGSHCTVSHIPGADECNSVIISQPPVEASCLHRNGEKMDAEGHMEYYRVVSEENSSDCPNY, encoded by the exons ATGAATAACGTGCAGTGGTG GCTGCTTTCAAACTATGAAGTACGCCATGGAAAGAGTACCACCCTGGATGAAATTTTCCAGAACTTCAAGTCTAATTCAGGTTACGATTCAAGGAGTCCTTCAGGTAGGCTCGTCCTTGGGAAACTCCTTCAAAAGCTGTGGAGTGGCCAAGTAACGACCAAACGAATGCGGATATCAGGGAAAAGAAGATTAAGCCGGAAATATATAAACCTTTCTGCTAAAACAAACTGCGATGATTCTAATCCAATCACCTGGCTGGGTATGAAGAATTTCTCCTGCCCTGGTTGGACAACCTTGCAGGAAAGTAACCCAGACGAGAGTGATGAAATTACATGGCTAAAACCTGACTCAAAATCAACTTTGAAAAAGATCAACGGCTCACATCGAATGATTGAAATAACTATTATTAAAGAAGACGGCAATTTCCATGGTCATGTGAAAATTGGCTCAatgaaagtgactttaaaagAACTTGGATTTGTGGTAGATCCAAATAAGGCATCATATAGGGATTTTAAAACTATGTTTGACATAATTGGCTTTGCAAGTCAATGCCCTGGTATTGAAGTTGATGCCAGTGCAAAATTTTCTGAAAGGGCGACTGCAGAAATCTGGACTAGAACTGACGGGACTGTCATTCATAAATTCCGGGACCAAGCCTGTAAACTGTTTGTCCCGTACTATGGAATCTGTAGTGAATGCAGTAAAGTGAGGAGCAATGTCATCAAACGAACTCGCAAGGAAAACACTCCCAGTTCGATTCATAAGAATGAAAGATTCATGGGCAGCAAGGAGttattggaaaagtttgagggAGACATCAAGGGGAAAAGTACCACCAAACAGAAGGAGCAGCGTCTTCTAGAAAGAGTAAGGTCTGAAATGGTTTTATTGGATAAAAGTGATCATGATTACCTCACCACAATCTTTGCCAGTACTGAAGAAGATACACTGCCCGGACATATGAAGGTTTTGTGGAAAGAGCAAAAGAAAGCTTTGCGGGCAAAGTCAACAATGAAACACAGATGGCATCCGAT AGTGATACATACCTGTCTTAGTATATACCACAGGAGTCAAAAGGCAAATAATACAATCAGAAATGGAGTTACTTTACCCGATATAAGTACACCGGAGAAGAATGGATGTCTGCAGGAAACAG ATGCTTGTGTTCCACAGAGTTTGAAATCATGGAAACAGGATGAACTGACAGAGCATCTTGAAAGATGGAGTCATGACGTGATGAATCAGTTTACACACATGTCATCAGCTATTTCAGATGATG ACAAAGTCAACATAGTGAATCTTGTGTGTCTGGCTGAGCAAGTTTACCTGAAAACAGACCAATCTGAACGATGTAGATTTCTCATGATAGATTTGAGTAGCGCAACGCAAGAAGAAGTGAATGGGTGCTCTATGAAGGAGATATGTGCAGACACTGAGGATTTtgagcttgaaaatgaaatttcccaGAACATAGGTTGTGTGAGTGAATCATCAGGGACACAAGAATCAGGACCAGAAAGGATATACTTTCCTCAGCCAACGGAATTGGATCCGGAGAAAAGCAGTGATTATGATGAACACAGCACAGCAAGAGATGGATGGTCAATTCTTAATGGAACTGCTGATTTGAAGACAGAGTATCACAACACAAAAGTTGACCCTAATCAGCAGAACACAAAAATCAGAGAAATGGCAGAAACTGAGTCTATGGCAGTTGGAGAATTTGATTCTGGGGAGGTTGAATTCAATTCTGAGCATCTTAGGTCCAACGGAAATTTTTACACAGTAGGAAGTATCTCCTCTGACTATGAGAGAAACGTAATAAAGACAGAATCATTAGAAGTTGTTGATGATGCTGGTAGTCATTGTACAGTGTCACATATTCCAGGTGCAGATGAATGTAATAGTGTGATAATTTCACAGCCACCTGTTGAGGCAAGTTGTCTTCACAGAAATGGTGAAAAGATGGACGCAGAAGGCCATATGGAATATTATCGTGTAGTGAGTGAAGAAAATAGTAGTGACTGTCCAAATTATTGA